In Dama dama isolate Ldn47 chromosome 20, ASM3311817v1, whole genome shotgun sequence, a single window of DNA contains:
- the LOC133074503 gene encoding LOW QUALITY PROTEIN: disintegrin and metalloproteinase domain-containing protein 30-like (The sequence of the model RefSeq protein was modified relative to this genomic sequence to represent the inferred CDS: substituted 2 bases at 2 genomic stop codons), whose amino-acid sequence MRSVRPCLSPGRSLLLAVLLVDSVGKDLIFHPEWGFDSYEITIPKKLSFRGGEQGTARHVSYLLQVKGENRVLHLWPKRFLLPRNLQVFSFTEQGRLLEDHPYIPSDCNYMGLVEGNQDSEATISTCMGGLRGILKIDASYYQIEPRKPSSNFEHVVYLLEKEEEFPNQICGFTDDETVEQMAQHENMARTPDFTESYVHQKYLELALVFDNSRYLYLNSNLTQVINDAILLTSIADSYFQDVHMRIQLLAVEVWTDRDKIRLNFRHLSQVLGQFVQYRSRDLRLRIPADWAHLYLHKTFKDALAHHWGSVCSMMPSGSTSSMLDRNILGPATWTAHVLGHSVGMTHDYEYCQCKGRHSCIMGTGRTGFSNCSYAEFYSHVSSGLNCLNNLPGLGFVVKRCGNKIVEENEECDCGSGEECKEDWCCRPDCRFKKGANCSTGLCCHECQFRPSGYMCRMEENECDLAEYCNGTSAFCPNDTYKQDGTPCKYRSRCVRKGCQSRTMQCQNIFGADALGAPHQCYDAVNAIGDQYGNCGILGVREYEQCPKERSLCGRLQCINVKTLPDMPDHTILISTHLHEENLMCWGIGYHLAMVPMGLPDLGVINDGTSCGKERVCFNRSCVNSSVLNFDCFPEKCNRRGVCNSNRNCHCMYGWAPPLCEEAGYGGSIDSGPPGPLRTNMLISLQVVILILMRLIFLIISMIIVFYRKIIXIXSKEKEIPPFNPGVEQGRKREKHQKSNQAIDTLPLLHMVIN is encoded by the coding sequence ATGAGGTCAGTGAGGCCCTGCCTCTCCCCGGGCCGGTCGCTACTCCTGGCGGTGCTCCTGGTTGACTCTGTTGGCAAGGATTTAATTTTTCACCCGGAGTGGGGCTTTGACTCCTATGAAATCACCATTCCCAAGAAGCTGAGCTTCCGTGGAGGGGAGCAGGGGACGGCCAGGCACGTGTCCTACCTCCTGCAGGTAAAAGGCGAGAACCGCGTCCTCCACCTGTGGCCCAAGAGGTTTCTGTTGCCTCGGAATCTGCAAGTTTTCTCCTTCACAGAACAGGGGAGACTCTTGGAAGATCACCCTTATATACCCAGCGACTGCAACTATATGGGCTTGGTTGAAGGAAATCAGGATTCTGAAGCTACCATAAGTACATGCATGGGAGGTCTCCGAGGCATCCTGAAAATTGATGCCAGTTATTACCAAATCGAGCCCCGCAAGCCTTCTTCCAATTTTGAACACGTGGTATACCTcctggagaaagaggaggaattTCCTAATCAGATCTGTGGCTTCACTGATGATGAAACAGTAGAGCAGATGGCCCAGCATGAGAACATGGCTAGGACTCCAGATTTCACTGAGTCATATGTGCACCAAAAGTACTTGGAATTAGCCCTGGTCTTTGATAATAGTAGGTATTTATATTTGAACTCCAATCTTACTCAAGTCATAAATGATGCCATTCTTCTGACTTCAATTGCAGACTCTTACTTTCAAGATGTCCATATGAGAATACAACTATTAGCTGTTGAAGTATGGACAGACAGAGACAAAATAAGACTTAATTTCAGACACCTGTCACAAGTTTTAGGCCAGTTTGTGCAGTACAGATCACGTGACCTACGTCTTCGGATTCCAGCAGATTGGGCACACCTATACCTTCACAAAACATTTAAGGATGCACTTGCTCATCACTGGGGAAGTGTATGTAGTATGATGCCTTCAGGATCTACAAGTTCTATGCTAGATAGAAACATCCTTGGACCCGCCACTTGGACTGCTCATGTTCTGGGCCATAGTGTGGGAATGACCCATGATTATGAATACTGCCAGTGTAAGGGTAGGCATAGTTGTATCATGGGCACTGGACGAACTGGGTTTAGTAATTGTAGTTATGCCGAATTTTATTCACATGTAAGTTCAGGATTAAACTGTCTAAATAATCTCCCAGGCCTAGGCTTTGTGGTTAAGAGATGTGGAAACAAAATTGTGGAAGAGAATGAGGAATGTGATTGTGGTTCAGGAGAGGAGTGTAAAGAAGACTGGTGTTGTCGACCAGATTGTAGATTCAAAAAAGGAGCCAACTGTAGCACTGGACTTTGCTGTCATGAGTGTCAGTTTCGTCCATCTGGATACATGTGTCGGatggaagaaaatgaatgtgACCTTGCAGAGTACTGCAATGGGACCTCAGCTTTCTGTCCAAATGATACTTATAAGCAGGACGGAACCCCTTGCAAGTACAGGTCCCGTTGTGTCAGAAAGGGCTGCCAATCCAGGACTATGCAGTGCCAAAACATTTTTGGGGCTGATGCTTTGGGGGCTCCTCATCAGTGCTATGATGCAGTTAATGCAATAGGTGATCAATATGGGAACTGTGGGATTTTAGGAGTTCGTGAGTATGAGCAGTGTCCCAAAGAAAGGTCTTTATGTGGCAGGCTCCAGTGTATAAATGTCAAAACCCTCCCTGATATGCCAGATCACACTATCCTAATATCTACTCATCTGCATGAAGAAAATCTCATGTGCTGGGGCATTGGCTATCATCTAGCCATGGTACCTATGGGGTTACCTGACCTGGGTGTGATAAATGATGGTACCTCCTGTGGTAAGGAGCGGGTATGTTTTAATAGAAGTTGTGTGAATAGCTCAGTCCTGAATTTTGACTGTTTCCCTGAGAAGTGCAACCGCCGAGGAGTTTGCAACAGTAACAGAAACTGCCACTGCATGTATGGTTGGGCCCCTCCGCTCTGTGAGGAGGCAGGATATGGAGGAAGCATTGACAGTGGGCCTCCAGGACCACTAAGGACAAACATGCTCATCTCTCTTCAGGTTGTGATTCTTATATTAATGCGccttattttcttaattatctcAATGATTATTGTGTTTTATAGGAAAATCATATGAATCTaatccaaagagaaagaaataccacCCTTTAACCCTGGAGTAGaacaaggcagaaaaagagaaaaacaccaaaaaagtAATCAGGCAATTGACACTCTACCTTTATTACACATGGTCATAAATTGA